The nucleotide window TTGTACTTTGTCTCCATTATCAACAACACCCATCACACCTTTTAATGTTTTCAGTTTGCTGATGTCGACGCCATCTTGGCTGTGTAAAACGAATCGTAATCGAGTCATACAGTGTGTTAGCGCAGCGACATTTGCCTTGCCCCCCAGATGCTCAACAACAGATTTCGCAATTGCGCGGTAATCGTTGGCCATGTTATCCCCCAAAGCTCTTTCTAGTGATATTTAAACGCGAAATATAGTGAGATGCGACCATGTTTGAGTCAATTCGCCGCAAAAAACAATCACAGAGGTTGCGAATTGTTGTTTTGTGTTCTTCATCACACTTTCTTAAGTTACCGGTAACATGTTACCGATAACACTTATAAGATAAAGCCATATTTACAAGCGATGTTCAAAATTGAGATCACGCGCAAATTTGTTAAGAGGATTGAGTTATGGCTGGTAGTAGTGTCATCGTCATGGGAGTCAGTGCTTGCGGAAAAAGCACAATAGGCGAGCATTTAGCAAAAAGACTTGGACGTAAGTTTATTGATGGTGACGATCTTCATCCTCGATCAAACATTCAAAAAATGGCGTCTGGCCAACCTCTTAATGATGATGATCGCATTCCATGGCTAGAACGAATTCGTGATGCGGCTTACAGCTTAGAGAGTAAAAACGAGCACGGCATTATCGTATGTTCTGCATTGAAGAAAAAATACCGCGACCAAATTCGTGAAGGAAACAAGAACATCACTTTTCTATTTCTCGATGGTGATATTGACCTAATTTTACAGCGCATGCGTCAGCGTCAAGGTCATTTCATGAAAGAGAACATGATTAAAAGCCAGTTTGAAACGCTAGAAAGACCAGACCATGAACCCAATACCGTAGTGATTAATATTGACGGCGATATAGATAAGGTCGTTGATTGTGCTGCCATTGTACTTTCGATGAGCGATGAGGCAATTGTATGACCCACCCGATTATCCAAGCGGTTACTCAAAGAATGCTAGAGCGAAGCCAAGCTGCTCGTAAAGAATTCCTCAAAAGAACCCAACACCAAGCTGCTGCAGGCAAAGGAGGGAAAGGGCTCTCTTGCGGTAACTTGGCTCACGCTGTTGCGGCATCTTGTTCGGATGAAAAACAATCCATTCTTGACCTAACCAAATCTAACGTGGCATTAGTCAGCTCTTACAACGATATGTTAAGTGCCCATCAGCCTTATCAACACTATCCTGATCAGATCAAAAAGGCGTTAGCTAAGTCCGGTCACACCTCTCAAGTTGCGGGTTGTGTTCCTGCAATGTGCGATGGTGTGACTCAGGGACAACCAGGTATGGATATGTCTTTGTTTTCAAGGGATTTGATTGCTCAATCGACGGCACTGTCACTTAGCCATAACGTGTTTGATTCGACCCTGTTACTTGGTATTTGTGACAAGATAGCTCCAGGACAACTGATGGGCGCGCTCTCTTTTGCGCACCTTCCCACCGCATTCGTTCCGGCGGGATTAATGGCAACGGGCATCAGCAATGATGAGAAAGTACACGTTCGCCAAGAACATGCAGCAGGTAAAGTCGGAAAGAGTGCCTTATTGGAAATGGAATGCAATGCTTACCACTCAGCTGGAACATGCACTTTCTACGGTACAGCAAATACCAATCAGTTGGTATTTGAAGCTATGGGTTTAATGCTGCCAGGCTCTGCCTTTATTCACCCAGACTCTGCACTTAGAGCATCATTAACTCAACATGCAGCTATTGAAATTGCTTCAATGACGCAAGCCTCAGCAAACTTCCGCCCACTTTCTGAAGTTTTTACAGAAAAAAGTCTCATCAATGGCATTGTTGCCCTGCTCGCATCGGGTGGCAGCACTAACCACAGTATTCACATGGTCGCGGTGGCACGCGCAGCAGGGTTTATTCTGACTTGGCAAGACATCAGCGATCTATCCGATGTGGTGCCGTTACTTGCTCGGGTTTATCCCAACGGCCCAGCAGATATGAATGCGTTCCAAGCGGCGGGAGGTGTTCCAGCCCTATTACGCCGTTTAGATCAAGCCAACTTACTGCACCGAGATGTCACACCTACCTTTGGCTCGTTTGAAGATCAAATGAGTATTCCAGAGCTGGAAAATGGCAAGCTAACGTGGAAAAAGTGCGAGCAGTCGGCAGACGCAGAGGTAATTGCAGGTCCAGAACAAGTATTCCAAAGCACAGGCGGAACGCGAGTCCTTTCAGGGAACCTTGGCAATGCGGTCATTAAAGTATCAGCAGTCGCTGAAGAACAGCGTGTAATAGAAGCGCCTGCAGTGGTGTTCGATTGCCAACACAAGGTGGAAGCTGCCTACCAAAGAGGTGAACTCAACAAAGATTGTATCGTTGTGGTGATTAACAATGGCCCTGCAGCAAACGGTATGCCTGAACTGCACAAACTCATGCCGATTCTAGGAAATATACAAAAGCAAGGTTTCAAAGTGGCCCTGGTTACCGATGGTCGCCTTTCCGGAGCCTCAGGAAAGATCCCATCCGCGATTCATGTCTCACCAGAGGCGATTCGAGGCGGAACTATTGGGCTTGTTCGCGAAGGCGATATTCTGAGCTTAGATTGCGCGAGTGGTGAACTCAATAACCTCAACGACATGCAGTCTCGCCAAGCGAGAGTGTTTGAGGCAGAGACCAACCAGCAAACCATGGGGCGCAACCTATTTAGTGTTATGCGCCAAAGCGTTTCGAGTGCAGAACAAGGGGCGAGTTTTATCGTCTAACTGTTTTATCGCTTAAATGTTGTCTCGTCCTAAAATACGTTGACAGTATTTCTACTAAGCCAATAGCGCCAGCTGTTGGCTTTTTTCATGCACCTCATTTGGAGTTTTCATCCTAAGGCTAAGGTGCGGCCTCATGTTGTTATAGGTACTTATAGACTCTTTTACTAGTTGTTTAAGCTCTCCGAGGTTTCTACACTTATCAAGTAAGAACTCTTGTTTCAGTATTCCATTTACTCTCTCTGCTAATGCATTTTGGTAGCAGTCATAACCGTCTGTCATCGAGGGGATTATGCCGCTACTTTTCAACTTATCTTGATAAACACCTGAGCAGTACTGGAGACCACGATCAGAGTGATGGATACACGAACAATGATATTGACGTCCCTTAACAGCCATATCTAGCGCTTTCACAACATCCGTCGCCTTCATTTCGTTGCTCAGCTCGTAGCCCATAATTTTCCGACTAAACGCATCAGTTACCAATGAGAGATAGTGAACTCCTTCATCTGATTGGACATAGGTTATATCACTCACCAACACACTCTCTGGACTACATGGTTGGTAATCCTTTAATAAGTTCGGGTGTTTCTTCATCCAATGTCTACTGTTGGTCGTTTTTGTAAAACTACGTTTAGGTCTTACCAATAATCGTTCATCTCTTAAGTATTTGAAAAGCGCATCTCGACCTAGCTTTATACCCTGTGCTTGCAACTTTGGCTTTAGTAAAAAGTAGAGTTTTCTAGTACCTACCCGAGGCATATAACGTCTAATATCCAACACCATTTGTTTGATGGGTTTAAGTTCCAACTGGCGATTAACAGCTCGCTTTTCTCGTTGATAAACGCTTTGTCTCGTTATCCCGCATAGCTTACATACTCGAACTAAACTTAGTCCTTCCTGCTTTTGAAGGCTTCTTGCTCCTTGGCTAGATACTTTTTTCTGAGACTGGTTCCGTGCTCAGCATCAAGAATATCAACTACTCTATTTAAAAAGAGATTCTTGATTTTTTCGTCTTCTAACTCTTTCTCAAGACGTTTTATTTTCTGTGCAGGTGATTCTTCAGGTTTAGGTGATTTGTGCATGGCATTGATCCTTGGATTTTGCGCCCAATTCATCTTACCGTGCTTTCGAAGCCAGGTTAAAACGGTTGAGCGGCCTTGGATACCATAAATGGTTTGGGCTTGTTTATATGTCATATCGCCTCTTTCTACAGCGGCGACGACCTGTAATTTAAAGCCTAGTGTGTAATCACGCTGAGTGCGCTTAACGTAGGTATTATTTGAAGTAGTCATAATTCGTCCTCAATGTGTAAACACATTTCAGGACGGGACATGTAAAAGCAAAAGGGGCATCATTTCGATGCCCCTTTCAGTTTCCGCAATACTTGGCTAAACGCTTTCGCCATCAGTGATGCGATAGCCCATATCCACTATCGTTTCCGTGACTGACTCACCTTTCAATCGGGCAAGCAGTAGCTCGGCACTTTTCTTACCTATTTCATAACGTGGCGTATCCACGCTAGTCAGTTTTGGGCGTATGGTTTGACCGATATCTAACGCGTTATAGCCCACCACAGATAACTGTTGCGGTACTTGGATTCCACGTTGCTGGGCAATGAGCAAGGTACCTATCGCGATGTCATCATTGGTGCAGAACACACCATCGAGATCTGGGTAATCCGCAAGAGCACGATCAAGCAGATCTTCAGCCAAAGAGAAGTTAGAGTGCTGTTCCGTCAACACGTGCTTAGGCTCTAATCCAGCCTCATGCATCGCTTTGTCATAGCCTTGCAAACGCAGCTTAGTTCGCGCATCCAGTCGAGCACCAAAGTAAGCAATAGAGCGTTTACCCGCTTCAATCATTCGCTTCACGACATGGTAAGAAGCATCAATATGGTCCAAACCAACAACCATGTCGATCGGATTGGTTGGTAGTTCCATCGTTTCAACAACAGAAACACCTGAATTCTTGATCATCTGTAACGTGCGCGGGGTGTGGTGGCTTTCCGTTAATATCAACCCATCAACCTGATACGAAAGCAGCGAAGCAATTTTTTCCTCTTCTTCCACAGCATCATAGCTAAAGTGAGCGAGCAACGTCTCGTAGCCATTCTCTTTAGTAACCGTTTCGATACCTTGAACAAACGCGGCAAAGATTTGGTTTGATAAAGAAGGGAGCAAGATACCGATCGCTTTACTTGACGACTTCGAGAGCATGGCTGGCGCTTTGTTTTCGATGTATCCCATCTCTTCAATAACCGCTGCAATTTTCACGCGAGTTTTGGCTGCAACTGAATCGGGATTACGCATGTAACGAGAGACGGTCATCTTGGTGACGCCTACTTTGTCTGCCACATCTTGAAGTGTGGTTCGAGTTTTCTTGTGCTGCTCTGTCATAACTATTTGAACTCTTTATTATGTTACAAGTAACATTATAAAGTTCTCACCCCCTCGAGTTCAACCCATTCGTTCTCATCGACACATAGTTTTGGAATTTTTCGTCCCCCAACTAGTTCGTATAGAGTTTAAAGTAGACTCGCACTATGCGTGCTTAATAAAGGCTTGGCTTAACTGCTGAAAGAGTGAGTCTACGTTAGGTAGGGAGGTCAGATGCGCGGACAACGGAGTATGAACCTGCGGGTCTACAACGATTGGATTCCCACAAACTTCATTATAAAAATTCACGGGCGTAACGATGTGTTCTAAGTCCGTATCCAACAAGATACAAGCTTGCGAAAGTACGATTTGGCCGCCCCCTTGTTTAAGCAATACACGCTGCGCAGTGCCCACTATTTTTTGTTTATTGATATTAAGGTTGTAGTCACCATCACAATAAGAACCGGGAGTTGCGTGTACATCCACATCAATGCCCAGATCTTTAAAAAACAGGGTTAAGACATCGCATAAATGTCGATACGCTTTTTGGATGTTGTAAGCTTCATCACGAGGCCAATGGTAAATGTGCGATAGGTTAATGATCCCCGGCAGCTGGGGAACGG belongs to Vibrio cyclitrophicus and includes:
- a CDS encoding gluconokinase encodes the protein MAGSSVIVMGVSACGKSTIGEHLAKRLGRKFIDGDDLHPRSNIQKMASGQPLNDDDRIPWLERIRDAAYSLESKNEHGIIVCSALKKKYRDQIREGNKNITFLFLDGDIDLILQRMRQRQGHFMKENMIKSQFETLERPDHEPNTVVINIDGDIDKVVDCAAIVLSMSDEAIV
- a CDS encoding phosphogluconate dehydratase — protein: MTHPIIQAVTQRMLERSQAARKEFLKRTQHQAAAGKGGKGLSCGNLAHAVAASCSDEKQSILDLTKSNVALVSSYNDMLSAHQPYQHYPDQIKKALAKSGHTSQVAGCVPAMCDGVTQGQPGMDMSLFSRDLIAQSTALSLSHNVFDSTLLLGICDKIAPGQLMGALSFAHLPTAFVPAGLMATGISNDEKVHVRQEHAAGKVGKSALLEMECNAYHSAGTCTFYGTANTNQLVFEAMGLMLPGSAFIHPDSALRASLTQHAAIEIASMTQASANFRPLSEVFTEKSLINGIVALLASGGSTNHSIHMVAVARAAGFILTWQDISDLSDVVPLLARVYPNGPADMNAFQAAGGVPALLRRLDQANLLHRDVTPTFGSFEDQMSIPELENGKLTWKKCEQSADAEVIAGPEQVFQSTGGTRVLSGNLGNAVIKVSAVAEEQRVIEAPAVVFDCQHKVEAAYQRGELNKDCIVVVINNGPAANGMPELHKLMPILGNIQKQGFKVALVTDGRLSGASGKIPSAIHVSPEAIRGGTIGLVREGDILSLDCASGELNNLNDMQSRQARVFEAETNQQTMGRNLFSVMRQSVSSAEQGASFIV
- a CDS encoding IS3 family transposase (programmed frameshift) yields the protein MTTSNNTYVKRTQRDYTLGFKLQVVAAVERGDMTYKQAQTIYGIQGRSTVLTWLRKHGKMNWAQNPRINAMHKSPKPEESPAQKIKRLEKELEDEKIKNLFLNRVVDILDAEHGTSLRKKYLAKGARSLQKQEGLSLVRVCKLCGITRQSVYQREKRAVNRQLELKPIKQMVLDIRRYMPRVGTRKLYFLLKPKLQAQGIKLGRDALFKYLRDERLLVRPKRSFTKTTNSRHWMKKHPNLLKDYQPCSPESVLVSDITYVQSDEGVHYLSLVTDAFSRKIMGYELSNEMKATDVVKALDMAVKGRQYHCSCIHHSDRGLQYCSGVYQDKLKSSGIIPSMTDGYDCYQNALAERVNGILKQEFLLDKCRNLGELKQLVKESISTYNNMRPHLSLRMKTPNEVHEKSQQLALLA
- a CDS encoding substrate-binding domain-containing protein; protein product: MTEQHKKTRTTLQDVADKVGVTKMTVSRYMRNPDSVAAKTRVKIAAVIEEMGYIENKAPAMLSKSSSKAIGILLPSLSNQIFAAFVQGIETVTKENGYETLLAHFSYDAVEEEEKIASLLSYQVDGLILTESHHTPRTLQMIKNSGVSVVETMELPTNPIDMVVGLDHIDASYHVVKRMIEAGKRSIAYFGARLDARTKLRLQGYDKAMHEAGLEPKHVLTEQHSNFSLAEDLLDRALADYPDLDGVFCTNDDIAIGTLLIAQQRGIQVPQQLSVVGYNALDIGQTIRPKLTSVDTPRYEIGKKSAELLLARLKGESVTETIVDMGYRITDGESV
- a CDS encoding lipoate--protein ligase — protein: MKLTNKLVRYPHIDVDRAFEKEDALLQQIQLGEIGQALMLWQPKTPTLVLPAGKKWPVTVESRKQLAAQGWQLTSRKTGGAPVPQLPGIINLSHIYHWPRDEAYNIQKAYRHLCDVLTLFFKDLGIDVDVHATPGSYCDGDYNLNINKQKIVGTAQRVLLKQGGGQIVLSQACILLDTDLEHIVTPVNFYNEVCGNPIVVDPQVHTPLSAHLTSLPNVDSLFQQLSQAFIKHA